A single genomic interval of bacterium harbors:
- a CDS encoding PilZ domain-containing protein, giving the protein MAKDQKRRSPQGKQTPEGEIRPRAGMGLHMKYLVISGKDEMKISRSLDAKVEDLSMSGLVFQTPTMRVDDLHLSYDESPILRNKITMEIDLPSKRKVTAIGEVSWYERSLVSKDPFYHVGVTFKEMSPEDRSALRDYLVSIKRTVKAIELDI; this is encoded by the coding sequence ATGGCCAAGGATCAGAAAAGAAGAAGCCCTCAGGGCAAACAGACCCCTGAAGGTGAGATCAGGCCCAGGGCTGGCATGGGCCTGCACATGAAGTATCTGGTCATCAGCGGTAAGGACGAGATGAAGATATCCAGAAGCCTGGATGCCAAGGTGGAGGATCTCTCCATGTCGGGCCTGGTGTTCCAGACCCCTACCATGAGAGTAGACGACCTACATCTCTCTTATGATGAGTCTCCCATCCTTCGCAACAAGATCACCATGGAAATAGATCTTCCCAGTAAACGGAAGGTAACAGCCATAGGAGAGGTGTCGTGGTATGAGCGCTCCCTCGTGAGCAAGGATCCCTTTTACCACGTGGGGGTAACCTTCAAGGAGATGAGCCCAGAAGACAGGAGCGCCTTGAGGGATTATCTGGTGTCCATCAAAAGAACCGTTAAGGCCATCGAGCTGGACATATGA
- a CDS encoding D-sedoheptulose 7-phosphate isomerase produces the protein MMDERFNRIKSAVQQSIDAKQAFLKGPLEPVLNAADAIARCLRQGGKLLIFGNGGSAADAQHLAAEFVNKFMRPRDALAAVALTTDTSVLTSIANDNDFKEIFARQIRALGRPGDVALGITTSGRSLNVLRGLEEARRCGLVTVGLTGGDGSQLKDLLDHWIWVGCAATPRIQEVHITVGHILCELVEDQLAD, from the coding sequence ATGATGGATGAACGGTTCAACAGGATAAAGTCTGCTGTTCAACAGAGCATAGATGCCAAACAGGCCTTCTTGAAAGGGCCTTTGGAGCCTGTGCTGAACGCTGCTGACGCCATAGCAAGGTGCTTGAGACAAGGGGGGAAGCTGCTGATATTCGGCAATGGGGGTAGCGCAGCTGATGCTCAACACCTGGCAGCCGAATTCGTAAACAAGTTCATGAGGCCCAGGGACGCCCTGGCGGCTGTAGCCCTCACTACAGACACTTCGGTTTTGACCAGCATAGCCAATGACAATGATTTCAAGGAGATCTTTGCCAGGCAGATAAGAGCCTTGGGCAGGCCCGGAGATGTGGCCTTGGGTATAACCACCAGTGGTAGATCCCTCAATGTTCTGAGGGGCTTGGAAGAGGCCCGAAGGTGTGGTCTTGTTACTGTGGGGCTCACAGGAGGAGATGGCTCCCAGCTCAAGGATTTGTTGGACCACTGGATTTGGGTTGGCTGCGCAGCCACCCCAAGGATTCAAGAGGTGCACATAACAGTGGGACACATTCTGTGTGAGCTGGTCGAAGATCAACTGGCCGATTAG
- a CDS encoding hemolysin family protein, translated as MIEALLLIFFTVILGGLFGSALGCLLSTDPEYLKAESDKARPWASKALLLLNTPHVVSLTEGLPKELIFLAGASFLCWMSPWEIWTLLILLLSYLLGFLLFGELVAENLGKARAPQWAPFMAWVLWAGKVVMQPWFWMHRALETSGEALGRKEKAPGFSTSRGELAWRLKASPEQEPFLQEERRMINRVLKFSKASIKEVMIPLIDVSMVEEKASVEEAIRLICREGYSRVPVYRERVDKVVGLVRGKDLLVAEDIKSPISNYVRAVSFVPEFMPVDELMVKLQRDGQHLAVIVDEYGGAVGIVTMEDLLEEIVGEIQDEYDVEEPLLRWISPHQVLVSGRAELDELNEKLGLGLPKEDYETLAGMLLKAFRRIPGQGDSLVVNATRFIVKKATERSVDEVLIVLPRPHHPERSQGGSTP; from the coding sequence ATGATAGAGGCTCTGTTGCTGATTTTTTTCACCGTGATCTTGGGTGGGCTCTTTGGTTCTGCCTTGGGCTGTTTGCTTTCCACAGATCCTGAATACTTGAAGGCGGAATCGGACAAAGCACGCCCCTGGGCATCCAAGGCGCTGTTGCTTTTGAACACACCTCATGTGGTGAGTCTGACAGAGGGATTGCCAAAGGAGTTGATCTTTTTGGCAGGAGCATCCTTCCTTTGTTGGATGAGTCCATGGGAGATTTGGACCCTGCTGATATTGCTTTTGTCATACCTGCTTGGGTTTCTCCTTTTTGGAGAACTCGTGGCAGAGAATCTGGGAAAAGCCAGGGCCCCCCAATGGGCTCCTTTCATGGCCTGGGTGCTTTGGGCTGGCAAGGTGGTGATGCAGCCTTGGTTTTGGATGCACAGGGCATTGGAAACAAGTGGAGAGGCTCTTGGCAGAAAAGAAAAAGCCCCGGGCTTTTCCACCAGCAGGGGTGAGCTGGCCTGGAGGCTGAAGGCTTCGCCAGAGCAGGAGCCCTTTCTCCAGGAAGAGCGTAGGATGATAAACAGGGTGCTCAAATTCTCCAAGGCCAGCATCAAGGAGGTGATGATTCCTCTCATTGATGTATCCATGGTGGAGGAAAAGGCCTCTGTGGAGGAGGCCATAAGGTTGATATGTCGGGAGGGTTATTCCAGAGTTCCTGTGTACCGGGAGCGAGTGGACAAGGTGGTGGGCCTTGTACGCGGAAAAGATTTGCTGGTAGCCGAAGACATAAAGAGCCCCATATCCAACTATGTTAGAGCAGTTTCTTTTGTGCCAGAGTTCATGCCTGTGGATGAGCTCATGGTAAAACTCCAAAGAGATGGACAACATCTGGCCGTGATAGTGGACGAATACGGGGGTGCAGTGGGCATAGTGACCATGGAAGACCTCTTGGAGGAAATCGTGGGAGAGATCCAAGATGAGTATGATGTAGAAGAGCCCTTGTTGCGATGGATATCTCCACACCAGGTCCTGGTCTCAGGCCGGGCAGAATTGGATGAGCTCAATGAAAAGCTGGGATTGGGACTGCCCAAAGAAGACTACGAGACCCTGGCTGGAATGCTCTTGAAGGCCTTTCGGAGGATTCCTGGGCAGGGGGACTCTCTGGTGGTCAACGCAACGCGCTTCATTGTAAAGAAAGCCACGGAGCGGTCTGTGGATGAAGTTCTCATAGTTCTCCCCAGGCCTCACCACCCTGAAAGATCACAAGGAGGCTCTACGCCTTGA
- a CDS encoding hemolysin family protein has protein sequence MKPTAAMILLVLSFFVYCFAFQARRALFSIPEEHLRSTWPSQLVPFVLELLKRPRRLSLSLWMAQRLSLLSMVLALERSLSWQGTDGALYALVGLSSVALLGRSFFNPRRFSGTPYAFFYTLSRFSWLADRILGPCGETLEGCGKALSRFLLKRKPEAAKEDLTKQELLGLVERGCHEGALESLEHRMIHRVIGFKDRQASRVMTPRTDIFCLPVDMSLNEASTAVREAGYSRVPVYRNNKDDVVGILFAKDLLRLKLPQEGNTPKTLSDLLRPAFFVPVNMELGDLLEQLKERKLHMALCVDEYGALCGLVTMEDILEELFGEIYDEYDLEIRRWEKMGEGNFVVSGKLGLHELETLLGIRIQEEGCNTVAGLVLKKLGRFPAQGEQVELGELSFRVEKVSPTRILAVHVQVREQKE, from the coding sequence TTGAAGCCCACAGCCGCTATGATTCTCCTGGTGCTCTCTTTTTTTGTCTACTGTTTCGCCTTTCAAGCACGCAGGGCCCTTTTCTCAATACCAGAAGAGCATCTTCGCAGTACTTGGCCCAGTCAGTTGGTGCCCTTTGTTCTGGAACTCTTGAAGAGACCAAGGAGGCTTTCTCTTTCACTATGGATGGCTCAGAGGTTATCCCTGCTTAGCATGGTACTGGCCCTGGAAAGAAGCCTTTCCTGGCAAGGTACGGATGGGGCCTTGTACGCTTTGGTGGGCTTGTCTTCTGTGGCCTTGTTGGGAAGGAGTTTCTTTAATCCTAGAAGATTCTCTGGCACTCCCTATGCTTTTTTTTACACTCTTTCAAGATTCTCGTGGCTGGCAGATCGCATCTTGGGGCCCTGTGGCGAAACACTGGAGGGCTGCGGCAAGGCCCTCAGCAGGTTCTTGCTGAAGAGGAAACCAGAAGCAGCAAAGGAAGATCTGACAAAGCAAGAGTTACTTGGGCTTGTGGAACGTGGCTGCCATGAGGGAGCACTGGAAAGCTTGGAACATAGGATGATTCACAGGGTAATTGGATTCAAGGATCGCCAGGCCTCCAGGGTCATGACCCCCAGAACCGACATCTTTTGCCTGCCCGTGGACATGAGCCTCAATGAGGCTTCCACAGCCGTCAGAGAGGCAGGCTATTCCAGGGTTCCAGTATATAGAAACAACAAGGACGATGTGGTGGGTATATTGTTTGCCAAGGATCTGCTTAGGCTGAAACTTCCCCAAGAGGGAAACACTCCCAAGACTCTCTCGGATCTGCTCAGGCCGGCTTTCTTCGTGCCTGTGAACATGGAATTGGGGGATTTGCTGGAGCAACTCAAGGAGAGAAAGCTGCATATGGCCCTTTGTGTGGATGAGTACGGGGCACTTTGCGGCCTTGTGACCATGGAGGACATACTGGAAGAGCTCTTCGGGGAAATCTACGACGAATACGATCTGGAGATACGCCGCTGGGAGAAGATGGGGGAGGGCAATTTCGTGGTTTCAGGCAAGTTGGGACTCCATGAACTGGAAACGCTCCTGGGCATCAGGATCCAAGAAGAGGGTTGCAATACTGTGGCAGGGCTTGTGCTTAAGAAACTGGGGCGTTTTCCAGCACAAGGGGAGCAGGTAGAGCTAGGGGAGCTCAGTTTCAGGGTGGAGAAGGTAAGTCCCACGAGAATCCTGGCAGTCCATGTCCAGGTACGCGAGCAGAAAGAGTGA
- the lon gene encoding endopeptidase La: MAQEQLQKEQVAIPEILPLLPVRDIVVFSYMILPLFVGREGSLQAVNEAMSSSRMIFLATQKRASDEDPSVEDIYRVGTVAMIMKTLRLPDGRVKILVQGLAKGVIREFIRAGAGYRVRIEKVADPEVGEVSVEVEALMRTVKENSEKILNLKGMASPDVMAILDAVTDPGRLADLVASNMKLRIEEAQEILEIFDPLERLRRVNELLHRELEVSTMQAKIQSQAKEEMSKTQRDYFLREQLRAIKHELGETDERTEEINELREKIAKAKMPPDVEKEALKQLSRLEMMHPDAAEASILRTYLDWMVDLPWSLSTRDRLNIAKVKKVLDQDHYNLEKVKDRILEYLGVRKIKRHMKGPILCFVGPPGVGKTSLGRSIARALGRKFTRVSLGGMRDEAEIRGHRRTYIGALPGRIIQGIKQAGSNNPVFMLDEIDKVGTDFRGDPSAALLEVLDPEQNFAFSDHYLNVPFDLSKVMFITTANLIDPILPALKDRMEIIEIPGYSNEEKLRIAEQFLIPRQLKENGISSKDLVISEEALLQVISHYTRESGVRNLEREIAAICRKVARKKAEGHRGLTHVTRANLHRFLGVPKYLPEQEQEENEVGVATGLAWTPHGGEVLYVEATTMKGKGNLTITGHLGDVMKESAHAALSYARSRASRLGIDENFYAENDVHVHVPAGAIPKDGPSAGVTMTTAIVSALTGMPVRKDVAMTGEITLRGRVLPVGGLKEKALAALRAKIQTVIIPERNRKDLEEIPKHIRKKLHFVYAKHMDEILELALVDGRKVRKEIPAGGPSGQRRSGARPAPPAAVPPA, encoded by the coding sequence ATGGCACAGGAACAGCTCCAAAAGGAGCAAGTAGCGATCCCGGAAATTCTCCCCTTACTGCCTGTAAGGGACATAGTGGTCTTCTCTTATATGATCTTGCCTTTGTTTGTGGGGCGTGAAGGATCCTTGCAGGCTGTCAACGAAGCCATGTCTTCGAGCAGAATGATTTTCCTGGCCACCCAGAAGAGGGCCAGTGACGAGGATCCTTCGGTTGAGGACATCTATCGCGTTGGCACAGTGGCCATGATCATGAAGACCCTCAGGCTGCCGGATGGGCGAGTCAAGATTTTGGTGCAAGGGCTGGCCAAAGGGGTGATCAGGGAGTTCATAAGGGCTGGAGCTGGTTACAGGGTCCGAATCGAGAAGGTGGCTGATCCAGAGGTTGGAGAGGTGAGCGTCGAGGTGGAAGCCTTGATGCGCACTGTCAAGGAGAACAGCGAGAAGATACTCAACCTGAAGGGTATGGCCTCCCCTGATGTTATGGCCATATTGGACGCTGTGACAGATCCCGGAAGGCTGGCGGATCTTGTGGCTTCCAACATGAAACTGCGCATAGAAGAAGCCCAAGAAATCCTGGAGATCTTTGATCCCCTAGAAAGGCTCCGCAGGGTCAACGAGTTGCTTCATCGGGAGCTGGAGGTCTCCACCATGCAGGCCAAGATTCAATCCCAGGCCAAGGAGGAGATGTCCAAGACCCAAAGAGATTATTTTCTGAGAGAGCAGCTCAGAGCCATAAAACATGAATTGGGGGAGACCGACGAAAGAACAGAGGAGATAAACGAACTCAGGGAAAAGATCGCCAAGGCCAAAATGCCACCAGATGTGGAAAAGGAGGCCCTGAAGCAATTAAGTCGCTTGGAGATGATGCATCCAGATGCAGCAGAAGCCTCCATACTCAGAACCTATCTGGATTGGATGGTGGATCTTCCTTGGAGTTTAAGCACCAGGGATAGGCTAAACATAGCCAAGGTGAAAAAGGTTCTGGATCAAGATCATTACAATTTGGAGAAGGTAAAGGATCGAATTCTGGAGTACCTGGGCGTTAGAAAGATAAAGAGGCACATGAAGGGGCCCATTCTTTGCTTTGTGGGCCCACCAGGGGTGGGCAAGACTTCCCTGGGCCGTTCCATTGCCAGGGCTCTTGGCAGGAAATTCACCAGGGTGTCCCTGGGCGGCATGAGGGATGAGGCAGAGATCAGGGGCCACAGGCGAACTTACATCGGAGCCTTGCCTGGCAGGATCATTCAGGGAATCAAACAGGCCGGATCCAACAACCCGGTGTTCATGCTGGACGAAATAGACAAGGTGGGCACAGACTTTCGGGGAGATCCCTCGGCAGCATTGCTGGAGGTGTTGGATCCTGAACAGAACTTCGCCTTCAGCGATCATTACCTGAATGTGCCTTTTGACCTCTCAAAGGTCATGTTCATAACCACAGCCAACCTCATTGATCCCATTCTGCCCGCTCTCAAAGACAGGATGGAGATAATAGAGATTCCCGGTTACTCCAATGAAGAGAAGTTGCGCATTGCCGAGCAATTTCTCATCCCTCGCCAACTGAAGGAAAACGGGATTTCTTCCAAGGATTTGGTCATATCCGAGGAAGCGCTGCTTCAGGTGATTTCCCATTACACCAGGGAATCTGGGGTGCGCAACCTGGAGCGTGAGATAGCGGCAATCTGCCGTAAGGTGGCTCGCAAGAAAGCCGAAGGCCACCGCGGTTTGACCCATGTGACTCGTGCCAATCTGCATAGATTTCTGGGTGTGCCCAAATACCTACCGGAGCAAGAACAGGAGGAGAATGAGGTGGGGGTGGCAACGGGTCTGGCTTGGACTCCCCACGGAGGAGAAGTACTTTACGTGGAGGCCACCACCATGAAAGGCAAAGGGAATCTCACCATAACAGGGCATTTGGGCGACGTGATGAAGGAGTCGGCCCATGCGGCGCTCAGCTATGCGCGCTCCAGGGCTTCAAGGCTGGGCATTGATGAAAACTTCTACGCTGAAAACGATGTTCATGTTCACGTTCCTGCGGGAGCCATCCCCAAGGATGGTCCCTCGGCAGGGGTTACCATGACCACAGCCATAGTGTCGGCTCTCACAGGAATGCCTGTGAGAAAGGATGTGGCCATGACCGGTGAGATCACTCTCAGGGGGAGGGTCCTTCCTGTGGGTGGCCTCAAGGAGAAGGCCCTTGCCGCCCTGAGGGCCAAGATCCAAACCGTGATCATACCCGAAAGAAACAGGAAAGACCTGGAGGAGATCCCCAAGCATATTCGGAAGAAATTGCATTTTGTTTACGCGAAGCACATGGACGAGATCCTTGAGTTGGCTTTGGTGGACGGCCGCAAAGTCCGCAAGGAGATACCAGCGGGTGGGCCTTCAGGCCAGAGACGTTCAGGAGCACGCCCGGCTCCTCCGGCTGCTGTCCCCCCCGCCTGA